Proteins found in one Ptychodera flava strain L36383 chromosome 16, AS_Pfla_20210202, whole genome shotgun sequence genomic segment:
- the LOC139152868 gene encoding glycine N-acyltransferase-like, whose protein sequence is MGRKLASVEIKELVQMLKGRLPECLSLYYLLKNSLKTDNTWPKIDVYIDCQDLATLTSIVAIWYAQEEAGAAGERGELFYLVYTLDSANLKVLLQTPGVVPLRKNSNIVCAMSKHANDKSISELLTNEFYMSLQLNKHAQSYVLDTMNESITNATKRQLPPDFTVAPLRPEHAKELRASYGHGEPPRLSRFENTIKYQQNLAVFNEKGDPVSWAVIKEHGDIGMAHTVPHYRRRGFSTFLAAKLAQLVLQSNDIPFAIISPLNEASKGGLTKLGFQRRGEEWGLQYYHQHVYN, encoded by the coding sequence ATGGGACGGAAGTTGGCATCGGTAGAAATCAAGGAACTTGTGCAAATGTTAAAAGGACGTTTGCCAGAATGTCTCAGTCTTTACTATTTGCTGAAGAACAGTCTCAAGACTGACAACACGTGGCCTAAAATTGATGTGTACATAGACTGCCAGGATCTTGCTACGCTAACAAGTATAGTAGCCATCTGGTATGCACAAGAAGAGGCAGGTGCAGCAGGTGAAAGGGGCGAACTGTTCTATTTAGTATACACACTGGATTCTGCCAACTTGAAAGTTCTGCTACAAACGCCTGGTGTTGTCCCTTTGCGAAAGAATTCCAACATTGTTTGTGCAATGTCCAAACACGCCAACGACAAGTCCATCAGCGAGCTATTGACCAATGAGTTTTATATGTCATTACAATTGAATAAACATGCACAGTCTTATGTCCTTGACACCATGAACGAATCCATCACAAATGCCACGAAGCGACAGCTTCCTCCTGACTTCACAGTTGCTCCGTTACGTCCTGAACACGCGAAAGAATTGCGAGCATCGTATGGCCACGGTGAACCTCCTCGTCTGTCTAGATTTGAAAACACGATAAAATACCAACAGAATCTCGCAGTCTTCAACGAGAAAGGAGATCCTGTGTCTTGGGCCGTCATCAAAGAACACGGTGACATTGGTATGGCACACACAGTACCACATTACCGAAGACGGGGCTTTTCCACCTTTTTGGCTGCAAAGTTAGCCCAACTTGTCCTACAATCAAATGACATCCCATTCGCTATAATTTCACCATTAAATGAAGCATCAAAAGGAGGGCTCACGAAGCTAGGATTTCAACGTCGAGGAGAGGAGTGGGGTTTACAATACTACCACCAACATGTTTACAATTAG